The following coding sequences are from one Paenibacillus tundrae window:
- a CDS encoding ABC transporter ATP-binding protein, with protein sequence MKIMPNNSSDPVLRVEDLSRTYAGAERPAIQNVSFSIQAGQCLGLVGESGCGKSTLARCLLRIEDADHGKILLGGQDIARLAGRRLRPYRRNIQIVFQNPSAALNPKLKIADSLIDPYEQLGHNTKLSHFTYTSKDAYIRRLLEAVELPGELAERYPHELSGGQRQRVTIARSISIEPDVVVLDEPTASLDVISQGAILQLLTDLRTSLGLSYLFISHDLAAVHRMSQQVMVMQDGQIVDRFDADALFAEERHPYTKELISIF encoded by the coding sequence ATGAAGATCATGCCTAATAACTCAAGTGATCCCGTACTTCGTGTGGAAGACCTCAGCCGCACATATGCTGGCGCAGAACGTCCAGCAATCCAGAACGTTTCTTTTTCAATACAAGCCGGTCAATGTCTGGGTCTTGTTGGTGAGAGTGGATGTGGCAAAAGCACACTTGCCCGCTGTCTGCTCCGGATAGAAGATGCAGATCATGGCAAGATTCTGCTTGGTGGGCAGGATATTGCACGGTTAGCTGGACGCCGCCTGCGCCCCTATCGCCGCAATATTCAGATCGTATTCCAGAATCCATCTGCAGCTCTGAATCCGAAGCTCAAAATTGCAGATTCATTAATAGATCCTTATGAGCAGCTCGGTCATAATACCAAGCTGTCCCATTTCACTTATACATCCAAAGACGCTTATATCCGCCGCTTGCTTGAGGCTGTAGAGCTTCCGGGAGAGCTGGCAGAACGCTATCCCCATGAACTGAGTGGAGGTCAGCGTCAGCGTGTAACGATTGCACGATCCATCAGCATTGAGCCTGACGTCGTTGTTCTGGATGAGCCGACAGCGAGTCTAGATGTCATCTCGCAAGGTGCCATTCTCCAATTGCTGACCGATCTGCGCACCTCACTGGGGTTATCTTATCTGTTCATCTCACATGATCTGGCCGCTGTACACCGAATGAGTCAGCAGGTGATGGTCATGCAGGATGGTCAGATCGTGGATCGGTTCGATGCGGATGCGTTGTTCGCCGAAGAGCGCCATCCGTATACGAAAGAACTAATTTCGATCTTCTGA
- a CDS encoding SMI1/KNR4 family protein: MSDNNNWNTDYPPVNINTIRTVERKWGIRFPSEYISFIQDYHGGEPTEPTLNIGEKEVAFSYFLTFIAFDELDILDVYNEQKGNLLSKHFPFALDKEGNLFCFNFNDTRQPSIVYVETISSSEPSVYNVASNFTEFVQQFN, from the coding sequence TTGTCAGATAATAATAATTGGAATACAGATTATCCTCCCGTTAATATTAATACAATAAGGACCGTTGAGAGGAAGTGGGGGATTCGATTCCCTTCGGAATATATCAGTTTTATACAAGATTACCACGGTGGAGAGCCTACCGAGCCGACGCTAAATATTGGTGAAAAAGAAGTGGCGTTCTCTTACTTTTTAACCTTTATCGCATTTGATGAACTTGATATTTTGGATGTATATAATGAGCAAAAGGGTAATCTTCTCTCTAAACATTTTCCTTTTGCTCTGGATAAAGAGGGTAACTTGTTTTGTTTCAACTTCAATGACACTAGGCAACCGTCTATTGTGTATGTAGAAACAATATCTTCTTCAGAACCTTCGGTATATAATGTGGCAAGTAATTTTACTGAGTTTGTCCAACAATTTAATTAA
- a CDS encoding colicin E5-related ribonuclease, whose translation MTERGWNDQRLGEAINTTAGTVDWIDQRKGQNNAPVTVFYHQDGGYVVRRNDSGEIIQISQVDDPNWSTYWSDDDINWNIESKLSLSI comes from the coding sequence ATTACTGAACGTGGTTGGAATGACCAACGATTGGGTGAAGCTATTAATACAACGGCAGGTACTGTTGATTGGATTGACCAGAGAAAAGGACAAAATAATGCACCTGTTACTGTATTTTATCATCAAGATGGGGGTTACGTTGTCAGAAGAAATGATAGTGGGGAAATTATCCAGATAAGTCAGGTGGATGACCCCAATTGGAGCACATACTGGTCAGATGATGATATAAACTGGAATATAGAATCAAAGTTATCGTTATCTATTTAA
- a CDS encoding ABC transporter ATP-binding protein: MILSIEDLSISSRDRTIVNNFSLAVREGEFMALVGQSGSGKSLLSQAIGQLLPPNLHASGRILFEGSNLLEQKPKQMRALRGSRISYIFQDYQGAFTPFRSIGGHFDEYQKVHGEKSSAVRKKRAEEALQSVGLDAKLLRRYPFQLSGGQLQRASIATSLMLSPRLLIADEATTALDSVSGHRVLELLARKQAETGCAILFITHDWRHVRRYANRLAVMKEGQIVESGGKHRILDHPQHEYTRKLIEAAPVLSRSLKSGLKEAGVE; the protein is encoded by the coding sequence ATGATTCTCTCCATTGAGGATTTAAGCATCTCCAGTCGAGATCGTACCATCGTGAACAACTTCTCCCTCGCTGTTCGCGAAGGGGAATTCATGGCTCTGGTTGGACAAAGTGGTAGTGGCAAAAGCCTGCTCTCGCAAGCCATTGGTCAGCTCCTACCGCCCAATCTTCACGCATCAGGGCGTATTCTGTTCGAAGGCAGCAATCTGCTTGAACAGAAGCCGAAGCAGATGCGCGCCCTGCGGGGAAGCCGCATCTCTTATATTTTCCAGGATTATCAGGGGGCATTTACGCCCTTTCGCAGCATTGGTGGGCACTTCGATGAATACCAGAAGGTGCACGGGGAGAAATCTTCTGCTGTCCGCAAGAAACGTGCGGAAGAGGCGCTGCAATCGGTGGGTCTGGATGCAAAGTTGCTTCGCCGTTACCCATTCCAACTGAGCGGTGGTCAGCTTCAGCGAGCATCCATAGCAACATCGCTGATGTTATCCCCTCGGCTGCTGATCGCAGACGAAGCAACAACAGCGCTGGACAGCGTCTCTGGACATCGCGTGCTGGAGTTGCTTGCCCGCAAGCAGGCAGAGACAGGCTGTGCCATTCTGTTTATCACACATGATTGGCGTCACGTTCGCCGTTATGCGAATCGCTTGGCGGTCATGAAGGAAGGACAGATCGTTGAGTCAGGTGGTAAGCATCGTATTCTTGATCATCCTCAGCATGAATATACACGTAAGCTGATTGAGGCGGCTCCCGTCCTGAGTCGCTCGTTGAAGTCTGGCTTGAAGGAGGCTGGAGTGGAATGA
- a CDS encoding hybrid sensor histidine kinase/response regulator: MQDHVELISAMKPFIRKLIPRYVVMSILFLSALLGFRWLWAESFAMPEQPYPEHGVLDLRGWNFAEAPILSLDGEWEFYPSEFLAQNTLPPLDHSAPTIIVPGDWRSVMPHSESYGYGTYRLRILLDPSIKEVALWAQKIQASSVVEFNGTVVAEYGHPATHAQDYQPERTTFTVAYNLDGATELEIIVRTANFDDPFNGGIIRSVYFGTEEAIASKHGLSIDLQKITFAALLLHSLYAGLMFFFNRKQRGLLIFSLLTLSAAMTVVSDHDGLLLSWLPLNFTWMVKAKALSYPLFAFFLLMMARSFSNSSRAETMFCIYAGLLGSYCAFLFVAPVHLIYYPVELGFSNALYLFPITWSVYLFVKMAAQKRSDATFLLFAATCSLSSVLWGLVNSISEVTNVYYPIDVLAAIFGFSAYWFKKYFRNSSEIESLYEQLKEEDRQKDQFLANTAHELRTPLHGIINIAESIAVTDQRSPSSDHVENLNLVITIGRRMSQLVDDLLDVIRLKENRITLHKKPLGLASVVTGVLDMFKFMAEGRPIQLVMDVPDTLPRLMADERRLIQILYNLIHNALKFTEEGTITVSASEVRGQVLIQVTDSGIGMSPETQKRIFDAYEQGTPEARVSGGIGLGLSICKQLVELHGGELSVQSILGQGTTFFILFPPENQSSQPAQPAQPDHTEEPITSENALMVEPILVAPPAPENTHRSSSYSDQPMASILAVDDDPVNLRVLRAMLADEPYHVQLVASANEALQLLDTKTWDLLITDVMMPQMSGYELTQKVRERLTVSELPILLLTARNEPADIYTGFLAGATDYIAKPVDAVEMKHRIRSLIVLKQSIDERLRMEAAYLQAQIQPHFLFNTLNSIMVLSEIDTERMQKLGDAFIEYLQTSFHFVNSEKMVEISHELDLSRAYLYIEKERFEERLSVVWDIPDDLNLFLPPLTIQPLIENAVRHGVLSKVVGGTVHIRISHEATATLIEIMDDGVGMQPEQIERALAWPKQGSGRTGGIGLTNTHRRLTQMYGQGLSIVSSPGQGTTVSFSIPKRLDDRLS; the protein is encoded by the coding sequence TTGCAGGATCATGTCGAACTTATCTCAGCTATGAAACCGTTCATTCGTAAACTCATCCCTCGATATGTCGTCATGTCGATTCTATTCTTGTCCGCTCTACTCGGATTCCGCTGGTTATGGGCCGAGTCCTTCGCCATGCCAGAACAACCGTATCCTGAGCATGGTGTGCTGGATCTTCGCGGTTGGAATTTTGCCGAAGCTCCCATTCTTTCGCTGGACGGCGAATGGGAGTTTTATCCGAGTGAGTTCTTGGCACAGAATACGTTGCCACCGTTAGACCACTCCGCCCCAACGATTATCGTTCCGGGTGATTGGCGTAGTGTGATGCCGCATTCAGAATCCTATGGATATGGAACCTACCGGTTACGTATTCTTCTTGATCCTTCAATCAAGGAAGTCGCTCTCTGGGCGCAGAAGATTCAGGCTTCCTCCGTCGTCGAGTTTAACGGCACGGTGGTCGCTGAATATGGACATCCTGCTACCCATGCCCAAGACTATCAACCAGAAAGGACAACTTTCACTGTTGCTTATAATCTCGATGGCGCTACAGAGCTTGAGATCATCGTACGCACAGCTAACTTTGATGACCCGTTTAACGGGGGAATTATACGCTCAGTCTATTTTGGTACAGAGGAAGCTATAGCAAGTAAACACGGGCTCTCGATCGATTTACAAAAAATCACCTTTGCCGCCCTACTATTACATAGTCTATATGCAGGCTTAATGTTTTTCTTCAATCGTAAACAACGAGGGCTGCTTATTTTCTCCCTGCTGACTCTATCTGCAGCAATGACGGTGGTCTCCGATCATGATGGATTATTGTTAAGCTGGCTACCTCTCAACTTCACCTGGATGGTCAAAGCAAAGGCTCTTTCCTATCCTTTATTTGCATTTTTCTTACTGATGATGGCTCGTAGCTTCTCGAACAGCTCCCGAGCTGAAACCATGTTTTGTATATATGCTGGCTTGCTTGGAAGCTATTGTGCATTCCTATTCGTAGCTCCGGTTCACCTCATTTATTATCCGGTTGAGCTGGGCTTCTCCAATGCGCTATATCTATTTCCAATCACTTGGTCTGTCTATCTATTTGTCAAAATGGCCGCTCAAAAGCGCAGTGACGCGACCTTTCTGCTCTTCGCCGCAACATGTAGCTTATCTAGCGTGCTGTGGGGGCTCGTGAACTCGATCAGTGAGGTTACAAATGTATATTATCCAATCGATGTGCTGGCAGCGATCTTTGGGTTCTCTGCGTATTGGTTCAAGAAATACTTCCGCAACTCTTCCGAGATCGAAAGTCTCTATGAACAACTGAAAGAAGAAGATCGGCAGAAGGATCAATTTCTCGCTAATACTGCACATGAGCTGCGAACACCACTACATGGGATTATTAACATTGCAGAGAGCATCGCCGTTACTGATCAACGTTCACCCTCTAGTGACCATGTCGAAAATCTAAATCTGGTCATTACGATTGGTCGCCGGATGTCACAGTTGGTGGATGATCTGCTGGATGTTATTCGCCTGAAGGAAAATCGGATTACGCTGCATAAAAAGCCCCTTGGGCTTGCATCTGTCGTGACGGGTGTCCTCGATATGTTCAAGTTTATGGCTGAGGGCAGGCCCATTCAATTGGTGATGGACGTTCCAGATACCTTGCCCCGGTTGATGGCAGATGAGCGAAGACTGATTCAGATTCTATACAACCTGATTCACAATGCCCTGAAATTTACGGAAGAAGGTACAATAACCGTCTCAGCTAGTGAAGTTAGGGGACAGGTACTTATTCAGGTTACCGATTCGGGGATTGGCATGAGTCCAGAGACGCAAAAGCGAATATTTGATGCCTATGAACAAGGTACGCCTGAAGCTCGGGTGAGCGGTGGAATCGGTCTAGGCCTGAGCATATGCAAACAGCTCGTTGAACTACATGGTGGCGAGTTAAGTGTGCAATCCATTCTGGGGCAAGGAACCACATTCTTTATTTTGTTCCCACCAGAAAACCAGTCCTCACAACCAGCTCAACCAGCTCAGCCAGATCATACCGAGGAACCGATTACGAGCGAAAATGCTTTAATGGTAGAGCCGATACTCGTGGCACCACCTGCGCCAGAGAACACTCATCGAAGCTCGTCGTATTCTGACCAACCTATGGCTAGCATTCTTGCGGTTGATGATGATCCCGTCAATCTACGTGTTCTCCGCGCAATGCTTGCCGATGAACCTTACCATGTCCAATTAGTAGCCTCAGCGAATGAAGCGCTGCAACTACTGGATACGAAAACCTGGGATCTTCTCATTACGGATGTGATGATGCCTCAGATGTCTGGGTACGAACTGACACAGAAGGTACGAGAGCGTCTAACCGTGTCGGAGTTACCTATTCTACTTCTTACGGCACGTAATGAGCCTGCGGATATCTACACTGGATTTCTGGCAGGAGCTACCGACTATATTGCCAAGCCTGTAGATGCGGTTGAGATGAAGCACCGGATTAGATCATTAATTGTGCTCAAGCAATCGATTGATGAAAGGCTCCGTATGGAGGCTGCTTACTTACAAGCGCAGATTCAGCCTCACTTTCTATTCAATACGCTGAATTCCATTATGGTTCTGAGTGAGATTGATACAGAGCGAATGCAGAAGTTAGGGGATGCCTTTATTGAATATTTGCAGACGAGCTTCCATTTCGTAAATTCGGAGAAAATGGTTGAGATTTCACACGAGTTAGACCTTTCCCGTGCCTATCTCTATATTGAGAAGGAACGCTTCGAAGAGCGGCTGAGCGTGGTCTGGGATATTCCCGATGACTTGAACCTATTCCTGCCGCCATTAACCATTCAGCCACTTATTGAGAATGCAGTTCGACATGGAGTGTTAAGTAAAGTCGTTGGCGGAACAGTTCACATCCGGATCAGTCACGAAGCTACTGCTACGCTCATTGAGATTATGGATGATGGCGTGGGAATGCAGCCTGAACAGATCGAGCGAGCGCTGGCATGGCCTAAGCAGGGCTCAGGGCGAACCGGGGGTATTGGCCTGACCAATACACATCGTCGGTTAACTCAGATGTATGGACAAGGTCTGAGTATCGTCAGCTCACCTGGGCAGGGGACAACCGTCTCCTTCTCCATTCCTAAGCGTCTCGATGATCGTCTTAGTTAA
- a CDS encoding malate:quinone oxidoreductase, translated as MSQGQTSTDVILIGAGIMSATLGTLLKELAPDWNIKVFEKLASAGEESSNEWNNAGTGHSALCELNYTVERPDKSVDISKAIKVNEQFQISRQFWSYLVNSNLIRNPRDFIMPLPHLSYVHGENNVQFLKRRFDALSNHPLFEGMEFSDNKETLAEWIPLMMKNRTSNDPIAATKIDSGTDVNFGALTRMLIDHLKNQNVDIRYQHSVKNMKRTSNGAWEVTVKNVRSGATERHTAKFVFIGAGGGSLHLLQKTGIPEGKHIGGFPVSGLFMVCKNPEIVKQHHAKVYGKASVGAPPMSVPHLDTRYIDNEKSLLFGPFAGFSPKFLKTGSNADLITSVKTHNLLTMLAAGVKEISLTKYLIQQLMLSKEQRMEELRDFVPGAKSEDWDMVWAGQRVQVIKDTVQGGKGTLQFGTEVVTAADGSIAALLGASPGASTAVHVMLEILAKCFPQHITDWEPKIKEMIPSYGVSLVENIDLLQEIHSATSKALGLSDEKLALLV; from the coding sequence ATGAGCCAGGGACAAACGAGTACAGATGTTATCTTGATTGGTGCCGGAATTATGAGTGCAACTTTGGGAACTTTGCTGAAAGAATTGGCACCAGACTGGAATATCAAAGTTTTTGAGAAGCTTGCCAGTGCAGGGGAAGAGAGCTCTAACGAATGGAATAATGCCGGAACTGGGCATTCTGCGCTCTGCGAACTTAACTATACCGTAGAACGACCAGACAAATCTGTGGATATAAGCAAAGCCATCAAGGTGAATGAACAATTTCAAATCTCAAGGCAATTTTGGTCCTATCTCGTCAACAGCAATCTGATTCGTAATCCGCGGGACTTCATCATGCCGCTGCCTCATCTAAGTTATGTACATGGGGAGAACAATGTCCAATTTTTGAAACGACGCTTTGATGCGTTATCGAACCACCCTTTATTTGAAGGTATGGAGTTTTCGGATAATAAAGAAACATTGGCGGAATGGATTCCACTGATGATGAAGAATCGAACTAGCAATGATCCGATTGCAGCGACCAAGATTGACTCTGGCACGGATGTTAACTTTGGTGCTTTAACGCGTATGCTGATCGATCATTTGAAAAATCAAAATGTAGATATCCGCTATCAACACAGCGTGAAAAATATGAAACGTACAAGTAACGGAGCATGGGAAGTTACTGTGAAAAATGTAAGAAGTGGTGCAACCGAGCGTCATACCGCCAAATTCGTATTTATTGGTGCTGGCGGCGGTAGCTTGCATTTGTTACAGAAAACAGGTATTCCAGAAGGCAAACACATCGGCGGGTTCCCGGTGAGTGGTCTCTTCATGGTCTGCAAAAATCCGGAGATCGTGAAGCAGCATCATGCCAAAGTGTATGGCAAGGCTTCGGTCGGGGCTCCGCCAATGTCGGTTCCGCATCTGGATACCCGATATATCGACAACGAGAAGTCTTTGTTATTTGGACCATTTGCAGGGTTCTCACCGAAGTTCCTGAAAACCGGTTCGAATGCTGACTTGATCACGTCCGTGAAGACGCATAACCTCTTAACGATGCTCGCAGCAGGTGTCAAAGAAATCTCGTTGACTAAGTACTTAATCCAACAGCTCATGTTATCTAAGGAGCAGCGCATGGAGGAATTGCGAGATTTTGTCCCAGGTGCCAAAAGCGAGGATTGGGATATGGTCTGGGCTGGACAGCGTGTGCAAGTTATTAAAGACACCGTTCAAGGTGGCAAAGGAACACTTCAATTCGGTACAGAGGTGGTTACAGCTGCGGACGGCTCGATTGCGGCATTGCTTGGTGCTTCGCCGGGCGCCTCTACCGCTGTTCACGTTATGCTAGAGATTCTTGCCAAATGCTTCCCGCAACATATAACGGATTGGGAGCCGAAGATCAAAGAGATGATTCCTTCTTATGGTGTGTCACTCGTGGAGAACATAGATCTGCTACAGGAGATCCATTCGGCCACTTCGAAGGCACTGGGTCTATCCGATGAGAAGTTAGCTCTTCTCGTATAA
- the nikB gene encoding nickel ABC transporter permease: protein MFRIVLRKFLEVFIFLLFIMFVSFLFIRLAPGDPVLTILNVDELSVSQEQVEAMREEMGFNDSLPVQFGNWLLDFFRLDFGVSYSTGQPVMQTLMRAIPATAELTIGALLVMLLIAVPLGSLSALHRGRWIDQVSRMLSIVGAAVPSFWLGLILIDMFGVRFGSLPTMGRDGFTSLILPSLTLGLAISSVYVRLLRSSLLDSLSQEFVRSARARGLSEARIFLLHAFRHSLPPVITVFGVSLGSLIGGVVVIEVLFAYPGIGKLVVDAIRQRDYPLIQGYILIMAIVVFVVNTFVDLSYRYLNPEMKLKEKEALR from the coding sequence ATGTTTCGCATTGTCCTGCGGAAGTTTCTAGAGGTATTCATCTTCCTGCTGTTCATCATGTTTGTGAGCTTTCTGTTCATCCGCCTTGCACCCGGTGACCCGGTACTAACGATCCTGAATGTGGATGAACTATCTGTCAGTCAGGAACAGGTCGAAGCGATGCGAGAGGAAATGGGCTTCAATGACTCCCTTCCCGTGCAGTTTGGTAACTGGCTGCTTGATTTCTTTAGGCTCGACTTCGGTGTATCCTATTCCACAGGTCAACCGGTGATGCAGACGTTAATGCGTGCAATCCCGGCTACAGCGGAGCTGACCATTGGCGCATTGCTGGTGATGCTGCTGATCGCTGTACCGCTCGGCTCTCTATCAGCACTGCATCGGGGTCGCTGGATTGATCAGGTCAGCCGTATGCTGTCCATCGTTGGCGCAGCAGTACCTAGCTTCTGGCTCGGCTTGATCCTGATTGACATGTTCGGCGTACGCTTTGGCAGTCTGCCAACGATGGGCCGAGATGGATTTACCTCTCTAATTCTGCCCTCTCTGACGCTGGGACTTGCGATCTCCAGCGTCTATGTGCGTCTTTTGCGCTCTAGTTTGCTGGACTCGCTCAGCCAAGAATTCGTACGCTCTGCCCGGGCAAGGGGGTTATCCGAAGCCCGAATTTTCCTGCTTCATGCGTTCCGGCACAGCTTGCCGCCGGTCATTACCGTGTTTGGCGTCAGCCTAGGCAGCTTGATTGGCGGGGTTGTGGTTATTGAAGTGTTGTTCGCTTATCCAGGCATCGGTAAGCTGGTGGTGGATGCGATTCGTCAGCGGGACTATCCGCTGATTCAAGGTTATATTTTGATCATGGCGATCGTGGTATTCGTTGTGAATACATTCGTTGACTTATCTTACCGTTATTTGAATCCTGAAATGAAACTCAAGGAAAAGGAGGCCCTTCGATGA
- the nikC gene encoding nickel transporter permease, giving the protein MKTISLRNPVTKSKKHSWQAIIGLLFVLLVIVASLYAFLVLKYDHTLTDLRGRLQGASALHPLGTDHLGRDVLTRLLLGGSQTLGYSLLALGAALLIGIPFGLIAGYKRGWIDKLFMRIADAFLAFPDTIVAIVLSGLLGAGIGNLVLAIVIVKWVSYARLVRSTVLSESQKDYIRVAKTNGLSDGRIMRKHLLPHIAGHVLVLASLDLGKIILLISSLSYIGLGAQPPTPEWGAMLNDSRPYFQSRPELMVYPGLAIVSIVLLANMLGDYLRDRFDVKKEVQS; this is encoded by the coding sequence ATGAAAACGATATCCCTGCGTAATCCAGTCACTAAATCCAAAAAGCACAGCTGGCAGGCGATTATCGGCTTGTTATTTGTGTTGCTGGTCATCGTGGCCTCCTTGTATGCCTTTTTAGTTCTAAAATATGATCACACCCTCACCGATTTACGAGGACGATTGCAAGGTGCTAGCGCGCTCCATCCGCTCGGAACAGATCATCTTGGGCGCGATGTGTTGACCCGCCTGCTGCTTGGTGGCAGCCAGACACTTGGGTATAGCCTGCTTGCTCTTGGTGCAGCACTGCTAATTGGTATTCCCTTTGGTCTAATCGCTGGTTACAAACGCGGCTGGATCGACAAGCTGTTCATGCGAATTGCGGATGCTTTCCTCGCCTTTCCGGACACGATCGTTGCGATTGTATTGAGCGGACTGCTGGGTGCGGGCATCGGTAATCTGGTACTGGCCATTGTTATCGTAAAATGGGTTAGCTACGCACGCCTTGTTCGGAGTACCGTTCTATCAGAATCGCAGAAGGATTATATCCGTGTAGCAAAAACCAATGGTCTATCGGATGGACGCATCATGAGGAAGCATCTGCTTCCGCATATCGCAGGTCATGTACTTGTACTGGCTAGTCTGGATCTGGGCAAAATCATCCTGCTGATCTCTTCCTTGTCCTATATCGGACTCGGTGCACAGCCGCCGACACCTGAATGGGGTGCCATGCTGAACGACTCACGTCCTTACTTCCAATCCCGACCTGAGTTAATGGTATATCCGGGACTTGCGATCGTATCGATTGTATTGCTCGCGAACATGCTGGGCGACTATCTAAGAGATCGGTTCGATGTGAAAAAGGAGGTGCAGTCATGA
- the nikA gene encoding nickel ABC transporter substrate-binding protein — MNIKSPLLVLVSLALGAGLLSACGSSESSPAAQSSSTDKNVHFLYNFSTRSLDPHVDSSYVPLRAGITETLVRLDEENLTVAPWLAESWESEDGQHWTIDLRDDVTFQNGKPMTGKAVKASLERALEENVAIQNALKIDTIEAEGDKLEITTTQPFPEFASELVNPNTAIIDVSEPDIVNKPMGTGPFKLTSFTPGSKLELDRYDAYWDGASPLDSVTFSFNEDANARSLALKSGQVDIVYRPEVESLDSLQTLDGMKVESTSTFRVHQMTMNMQRESIKDLNVRRAIDALIDRQGIVETILLGYGEPAIGPFLPSLPFAPTYTDATTESGADVAIKYLGEAGYTLQNGVMSKDGKPLQLTLLTYSARADLPLIAQVFQSDAKKIGIDVQIRQIDTPEDYMASNRDWDIATYSNLTAPRGDAGYYLNATYHPKGALNFSGSEEPELTKIIDELNLTVAPEKRAELAEQAANYVHDHVLNSFVLHPGTIVAYNGKKIKNWVTTRSEYYMITNKLDVM, encoded by the coding sequence TTGAATATAAAGTCACCCTTGCTGGTGCTAGTCTCCCTGGCCTTGGGCGCTGGATTGTTGAGCGCTTGTGGATCATCTGAGTCCAGCCCTGCTGCACAGTCATCATCCACCGACAAAAACGTACACTTCCTATATAACTTCTCTACCCGTTCACTGGATCCTCATGTGGATTCAAGCTATGTACCGCTTCGCGCGGGTATTACGGAGACGCTGGTGCGTCTGGATGAAGAGAATCTGACAGTTGCACCATGGCTCGCGGAGAGTTGGGAGAGTGAAGATGGTCAGCACTGGACGATTGACCTGCGAGATGATGTGACGTTCCAGAATGGTAAGCCAATGACGGGGAAAGCAGTGAAAGCCTCGCTTGAACGCGCGTTAGAAGAAAATGTAGCCATCCAGAATGCGCTCAAGATTGATACGATCGAAGCTGAAGGCGACAAACTGGAGATCACGACAACGCAGCCATTCCCGGAGTTTGCTTCCGAGCTAGTGAATCCGAACACGGCCATTATTGACGTGAGTGAGCCGGATATTGTGAACAAGCCGATGGGTACAGGCCCGTTTAAACTCACTTCCTTTACGCCAGGCAGTAAGCTGGAGCTAGATCGTTACGATGCATATTGGGATGGTGCTTCACCGCTCGACTCCGTGACATTCTCGTTTAATGAAGATGCGAATGCTCGCTCTCTTGCACTGAAATCTGGACAGGTTGATATCGTATATCGCCCAGAGGTGGAGAGTCTTGATTCACTGCAAACGTTAGACGGTATGAAGGTAGAATCCACTTCAACGTTCCGTGTGCATCAGATGACGATGAACATGCAGCGGGAGAGCATCAAGGATCTGAATGTACGCCGTGCAATAGATGCACTTATTGACCGTCAGGGTATCGTGGAAACGATCCTGTTAGGTTACGGTGAACCTGCGATTGGCCCATTCCTACCATCACTGCCGTTCGCACCAACCTACACGGATGCAACAACAGAGTCTGGAGCGGATGTTGCTATTAAATATCTGGGCGAAGCGGGCTACACGCTGCAGAATGGCGTGATGAGCAAAGACGGCAAACCGTTGCAACTTACACTATTAACGTACTCTGCTCGTGCAGATCTACCATTAATTGCTCAAGTGTTCCAATCCGATGCGAAGAAGATCGGCATTGACGTTCAAATTCGCCAGATCGATACACCTGAGGATTATATGGCGTCCAACCGTGATTGGGATATCGCTACGTATAGTAATCTAACTGCTCCGCGTGGAGACGCCGGTTACTACCTGAATGCTACATACCATCCGAAGGGTGCGCTTAACTTCAGTGGATCGGAAGAGCCGGAACTGACGAAGATCATCGATGAGCTGAATCTCACAGTTGCCCCGGAGAAGCGTGCCGAGCTTGCCGAGCAAGCGGCAAATTATGTGCATGATCATGTGCTGAACTCATTTGTACTGCATCCGGGAACGATTGTGGCATATAACGGCAAGAAGATTAAGAACTGGGTCACAACACGCAGTGAGTATTACATGATCACCAACAAGCTGGATGTGATGTAA
- a CDS encoding DUF3221 domain-containing protein, translated as MSKVYKILLIFMSLLLLSACGIPSSEDRSVQGMVKDIDQVNNRILVISDLLPDDLEEDPNKLIQSNKYSEVYWVSGVNLSVLNVGDEIDIAYETLETSYPGLVTAKKYTKL; from the coding sequence TTGAGCAAAGTATATAAGATTTTGTTGATATTCATGTCCTTGTTATTATTGAGCGCGTGCGGTATTCCAAGTTCAGAGGATAGGTCAGTTCAGGGAATGGTAAAAGATATTGACCAAGTAAACAATAGAATTCTTGTCATTAGTGATCTACTACCAGACGATCTTGAGGAAGATCCTAATAAATTAATACAATCCAACAAATATAGCGAAGTATATTGGGTTAGTGGTGTAAATCTGTCTGTATTGAATGTCGGTGATGAGATAGACATAGCTTATGAAACTCTAGAGACATCGTATCCAGGGCTTGTTACTGCTAAGAAATATACTAAGTTGTAG